Proteins encoded by one window of Phosphitispora fastidiosa:
- the cobU gene encoding bifunctional adenosylcobinamide kinase/adenosylcobinamide-phosphate guanylyltransferase yields MRGKLIFVTGGIRSGKSEFAELLTSKLGHRVTYIATAQALDEEMRHRIRLHRERRPDIWQTIEEPYRVTEIIREKNHGSDVILLDCLTLLLSNLMFKKEQETGGDFKKEFQTEILREIGFLAKAAAETEAHVVIVSNEVGMTLVSDNFLGRQYQELVGKANQIIAAEADKAYLVVAGHPIDLKKEGAAVNDEF; encoded by the coding sequence ATGAGAGGAAAACTGATTTTTGTTACCGGAGGTATCAGAAGCGGGAAAAGTGAATTTGCCGAGCTGCTAACCTCTAAACTTGGTCATAGAGTTACATATATCGCCACAGCACAGGCGCTGGATGAGGAAATGCGGCATCGCATCAGGCTCCACCGGGAAAGAAGGCCTGACATCTGGCAAACGATTGAAGAACCATACCGGGTGACGGAAATTATCAGGGAAAAAAACCATGGTTCTGATGTTATTTTGCTAGACTGCCTGACTCTGCTTTTGAGTAACCTGATGTTTAAAAAGGAACAGGAAACCGGTGGGGATTTTAAAAAAGAGTTTCAAACGGAGATTCTCCGGGAAATAGGTTTTCTTGCCAAGGCAGCCGCAGAAACTGAGGCCCATGTTGTCATTGTCTCCAATGAGGTGGGCATGACACTGGTTTCAGATAATTTTCTCGGCAGGCAGTATCAGGAACTGGTGGGAAAAGCCAATCAGATTATTGCCGCGGAAGCTGATAAGGCATACCTGGTAGTTGCCGGACATCCCATTGATCTGAAAAAGGAAGGGGCAGCAGTAAATGATGAATTCTAA